A stretch of Aedes aegypti strain LVP_AGWG chromosome 2, AaegL5.0 Primary Assembly, whole genome shotgun sequence DNA encodes these proteins:
- the LOC5565250 gene encoding beta-galactoside alpha-2,6-sialyltransferase 2 isoform X2: MLRDVSLGKCCMICFAVFCLVFAAQLEAGKYHHIDRRSVFQFKHNASERQLRMGAEKPSIVNDERDAPRTRPQLRSSKNSNVAFDPTKYACGDPSMTECVNKTQVFKARVLSEFRRILKESFEENNYYRVHYNKPIFDGESELCRLKRADVRTLSWRDPPFNWNEIGSYFPLNPLFKERNASCAVIASAGSLKGSRLGDFIDDHDVVMRFNHAPTKGFEVDVGSKTTVRVVNSQVVTKKEFKLLTAKHFRHVSIAAWDPGKFDQSLEEWIKSPDFNLFENFKKYREKYPGSNFHLVDPRSIWRAWTALQDKTHTKIMRNPPTSGFIGLGLLIPACRYIDMIEYIPSSRMNGLCHYYDSEINSACTFGSWHPLAAEKLYVLQMNTADEFTTFQRGVVRISLDSNSGC; this comes from the exons ATGTTGCGTGACGTTTCGTTGGGTAAATGTTGCATGATATGCTTCGCAGTTTTTTGCCTCGTCTTTGCCGCTCAGCTTGAAGCAG GTAAATATCACCATATAGATCGCCGAAGCGTGTTTCAATTCAAACACAATGCCAGCGAACGTCAGCTCAGAATGGGCGCGGAAAAACCCTCCATAGTAAACGATGAACGGGATGCCCCAAGAACTAGACCACAACTTCGTTCCTCGAAAAACTCCAACGTTGCTTTCGATCCCACGAAGTACGCTTGTGGGGACCCAAGTATGACCGAATGTGTTAACAAAACACAAGTGTTCAAGGCCAGGGTACTCTCTGAATTCAGAaggattttgaaggaatctttcGAAGAGAACAACTACTATCGGGTTCACTACAACAAACCTATTTTCGATGGAGAAAGCGAATTGTGCCGGCTGAAACGAGCTGACGTTAGAACCCTCTCGTGGCGTGATCCCCCATTCAATTGGAATGAAATTGGCAGCTATTTCCCGTTGAACCCTTTGTTCAAAGAACGAAATGCATCATGTGCCGTCATAGCAAGTGCTGGATCACTGAAAGGATCGAGACTGGGCGATTTCATCGATGATCACGATGTCGTGATGCGATTCAATCATGCACCCACGAAAGGTTTTGAGGTGGATGTGGGTTCAAAGACAACCGTGCGGGTGGTGAACTCTCAGGTGGtcacaaagaaagaatttaagCTACTCACTGCCAAGCATTTTAGACACGTTTCGATTGCGGCCTGGGATCCGGGAAAGTTCGATCAAAGTCTAGAAGAGTG GATTAAAAGCCCGGACTTCAATTTGTTCGAAAACTTTAAAAAGTATCGTGAGAAGTATCCTGGATCAAACTTTCACCTTGTGGATCCACGAAGCATTTGGCGAGCATGGACAGCGTTGCAGGATAAAACACATACGAAAATCATGAGAAATCCTCCCACTTCAGGATTTATTG GGCTTGGACTTCTTATTCCAGCTTGTCGGTACATTGATATGATCGAGTACATCCCCAGTAGTCGTATGAATGGTCTATGTCATTATTATGACTCAGAG ATCAACTCTGCATGCACCTTTGGATCATGGCACCCGCTAGCAGCGGAAAAGCTCTACGTTCTACAAATGAACACAGCCGATGAATTCACGACCTTTCAGCGGGGAGTGGTGCGAATCAGTCTGGACAGCAACAGTGGATGTTGA
- the LOC5565250 gene encoding beta-galactoside alpha-2,6-sialyltransferase 2 isoform X1: MLRDVSLGKCCMICFAVFCLVFAAQLEAVTLCSDVGKYHHIDRRSVFQFKHNASERQLRMGAEKPSIVNDERDAPRTRPQLRSSKNSNVAFDPTKYACGDPSMTECVNKTQVFKARVLSEFRRILKESFEENNYYRVHYNKPIFDGESELCRLKRADVRTLSWRDPPFNWNEIGSYFPLNPLFKERNASCAVIASAGSLKGSRLGDFIDDHDVVMRFNHAPTKGFEVDVGSKTTVRVVNSQVVTKKEFKLLTAKHFRHVSIAAWDPGKFDQSLEEWIKSPDFNLFENFKKYREKYPGSNFHLVDPRSIWRAWTALQDKTHTKIMRNPPTSGFIGLGLLIPACRYIDMIEYIPSSRMNGLCHYYDSEINSACTFGSWHPLAAEKLYVLQMNTADEFTTFQRGVVRISLDSNSGC, translated from the exons ATGTTGCGTGACGTTTCGTTGGGTAAATGTTGCATGATATGCTTCGCAGTTTTTTGCCTCGTCTTTGCCGCTCAGCTTGAAGCAG TCACACTTTGTTCTGATGTAGGTAAATATCACCATATAGATCGCCGAAGCGTGTTTCAATTCAAACACAATGCCAGCGAACGTCAGCTCAGAATGGGCGCGGAAAAACCCTCCATAGTAAACGATGAACGGGATGCCCCAAGAACTAGACCACAACTTCGTTCCTCGAAAAACTCCAACGTTGCTTTCGATCCCACGAAGTACGCTTGTGGGGACCCAAGTATGACCGAATGTGTTAACAAAACACAAGTGTTCAAGGCCAGGGTACTCTCTGAATTCAGAaggattttgaaggaatctttcGAAGAGAACAACTACTATCGGGTTCACTACAACAAACCTATTTTCGATGGAGAAAGCGAATTGTGCCGGCTGAAACGAGCTGACGTTAGAACCCTCTCGTGGCGTGATCCCCCATTCAATTGGAATGAAATTGGCAGCTATTTCCCGTTGAACCCTTTGTTCAAAGAACGAAATGCATCATGTGCCGTCATAGCAAGTGCTGGATCACTGAAAGGATCGAGACTGGGCGATTTCATCGATGATCACGATGTCGTGATGCGATTCAATCATGCACCCACGAAAGGTTTTGAGGTGGATGTGGGTTCAAAGACAACCGTGCGGGTGGTGAACTCTCAGGTGGtcacaaagaaagaatttaagCTACTCACTGCCAAGCATTTTAGACACGTTTCGATTGCGGCCTGGGATCCGGGAAAGTTCGATCAAAGTCTAGAAGAGTG GATTAAAAGCCCGGACTTCAATTTGTTCGAAAACTTTAAAAAGTATCGTGAGAAGTATCCTGGATCAAACTTTCACCTTGTGGATCCACGAAGCATTTGGCGAGCATGGACAGCGTTGCAGGATAAAACACATACGAAAATCATGAGAAATCCTCCCACTTCAGGATTTATTG GGCTTGGACTTCTTATTCCAGCTTGTCGGTACATTGATATGATCGAGTACATCCCCAGTAGTCGTATGAATGGTCTATGTCATTATTATGACTCAGAG ATCAACTCTGCATGCACCTTTGGATCATGGCACCCGCTAGCAGCGGAAAAGCTCTACGTTCTACAAATGAACACAGCCGATGAATTCACGACCTTTCAGCGGGGAGTGGTGCGAATCAGTCTGGACAGCAACAGTGGATGTTGA